The sequence below is a genomic window from Pirellulales bacterium.
ATCCGCCGAATCGACGCTTCAGAATGCCCCCGCAACCGCATCGCCATGATGAAATCGGGGACAGCCGTCGGCTTTGACGGGCCCCAGTCGCCGGCCGAGTTCACCAGCAGCCGTTCCGGACCATACATCTCGACCATGTCGACGGCGCGCTGCGGATTGCACTTGCTTACCGGGTACAGCGTCATGCCGGCCCAGAATCCCGCATCCAGCACGTGACGAATCGTGTGCTCTTCGACATGGTCGACCAACACCCGGCCGTGATCCAGCCGTCGGTCGTCGCACAGCATATCCAGAATCATCCGCGTCCCTTTGAACTTGTCTTCCAAGTGGGGCGTGTGAATCAGAATCTGCTCGTTCGTCTTCGCGGCCAGGTCCAGATGTTCGAGAAAGATAATCGATTCGTTGCGGGTGTTCTTGTTCAGCCCGATCTCGCCGATGCCCAGCACTCCGGGCCGATCGAGAAACTCGGGGATCATCGCGATCACTTCCCGCGACAGGCTGACGTTCTCGGCCTCTTTGGCGTTGATGCACAGCCAGGTGAAATGCTGAATCCGATACCAGCCGGCACGCTTGGTCTCGAACTCGGTAAGCTGCCGGAAATAGTCGCGAAAGCCGTCGACGCTGCCACGATCGAAGCCTGCCCAAAACGCGGGCTCGCTTACCGCAACGCAGCCCATCTTGGCCAACGTCTCGTAATCGTCGGTGACGCGCGACACCATGTGAATATGCGGATCAATGTAATACATGTGCGGCAAGTCCTAGCGAGAGCGGACGCCCAGCGTCGTGCGCCAAGCTTCATCGTAAGGAAGGGAGAAAATCAACTGCACCTGTTCGGCCCGATCACCGTTCGGCGAGGCCAAGACTTGGAGCGCGCGGGCAATCGCCGCCAGCCGCGAGTCATCCTGAACCCGCCCGCCCTCGCGATCCAATCGGTCAAGGGCAGCGCCCAGTTCGAGAATGCGCGCACGCAATTCCAAGAACTCGCGATCGAGGACCGACGGTGCGCTAGCGGCGGTGGTCATGGCGAAGAATCCGGTGGTGGCCATAAAACTCAGGGAACGCTCTGATGCGGATCTGCGACAATTGCCGTCGCCCGTCCCATCAAAGGCCGTATATCTGAAGTTTTGACCGACCGACCGGGGAAATCAAGCCGCACGGCTCGTCAGTAGTAGTTCGAGCCTTCGGGTTTCGCACTAAATTCTGGGCTAGGCGCTCAAATCAAGCCGGTGGCCGAGCGGGCCATCGGTCGCCGAGAGCGAGTCTGGCGATTTTATCGACGGGTCGGCGTCCTTTTCACCTTCACTCGATGCCGGCGCCTGCCACGCCATGCGCTCCGACTCCCGATCGTCGGTGACATTGTTTTCGGCCGACGACTGGTCAACTTGCGCCGCCGCTGCCGAACGTTGTTGCCCCGCGACCAGCCGGACATGCGCCTCGGCCGCCTGCGCCGCGCGCTCAGCTTGCGCGCCGCCGGCCTGCGCGATCGGTGTCGCCGATACGCTATACAGCGGTGACAGGGGACCAATGCTCATCGAATGCCTTTTGCTCCAAAGAAACTGCGATCACTTCGACGTTATCGTCGCTGTGGCAGCGGCGTCTGACTGGGTGGTGGCCGCGTGCCGGGGGGAGCGGTTGCCGTCGTGGCCGTCGTGCTGCTCATGTTTTGCAGTTCCGCCTGCAATTCCTGCAGCGCTTCGTTCACAGCGGGTAACGCCTGCTTTTTGACCTCGGGATGTTCGAGCGGGCCGTCGACGTAAATCGCCATCAATTGTTGACTGGCGCCGCCGAGCACGTCGCTCACGATCGGTACACGCCACTGATCGCGTCCCACGACGGTGTAGAAAACCAGCTGCAGGTGCTTGTCGAGTCCCATTTCGCCAGTACCGCGCAAGCTGATCGCGTCACCGCTGAAGTTGATGCGCTCGAAATAGATATGCTCGCCAGCCAGACGGAAATCGATGTTGCTGGTCGAAAATGCGTGCGTGTCCGGCACGCGCAGACTGAGAATTTTCAACAGCGACACCATCGCCGGCAACTCGTACACGTCGGCGTTGTGCAGCTCGATATGCCCATTCCCTTCGGCCAGATTAAAGCTCGATCCTTGTCCACGAATATTGATCTGGCCGGAAAGGTCGCCCGTCAGTTTCTGCCGGCCGGCAAGAACTTCTTGCGCCAGGCGCGCCAACTGCGCCTGGACGACGACCGCGTCGAAGTTGTAGCGCGATTGCGGGCCAAACGACACCCAGCCGTCGGTGCGCACCGCGCCGCCGCAGCAATGCCCCGTGATCGAACGCTGCCGATCGCCGTTGGCCGCGGGCACGGCGCCGCCGAGCAGCAGCTTTTGATCGTCGATCCACAGCGGGCCGCGCACCTCGGTGAATTGGAAGTCCTTGTACGTCATCGAATCGAGAATCAACTCGCCGCGCGAGCGAAACTCATGGCCGTCGAATTCCCCGCCGAGCCACAGCTTGCCGTTGATGTTCTCCAAAGGCAGGCTGTAGGCCATCCGCACCTGGTGCAGGTCGGCCGTCAGGTCCCAGGCAGCGCGTAGCGGTTCCTGCGGGCGGCCCGAGCTGGAAAGGTCGAATCGTCCGCTCATCGACATCGGTCCCGAGACGTGCATCTCGGTAATCGCCTTCTTCAGCCGCGCCGGCAAGGCCTGCATCAGATCGCGGTCCGTGGTCAACCGGCCACAATCGAGATGATCCAAATGCAGCCGCCAGCCTCCGGAGGCGTCGACTTCGCAAAAACCGCGCCCCGTTACGCGGGTGTTCGGACCATGTTCGGCCGCCAATCGATTCAGAATCACGCGGCCGTTCTCGTAACCGAACTCGCCACGGACCTTATCCAGTCGATAGGGAAAGTAGCGCGGCTCGACGCTGACCGAATCGCGCGCCGGCGTTCCCGCCACGCGGATCTGCGGATCGCGCCAACCCGTCTGATGCACCACATCGACTTGCAGGTCGACAGCGCCCGAGGGATTCAGTTCGTTCCACAACTGCCGCGCCGAGGGGCGCAATGCATCACGCAGCTCCTCCTCCAGCGGCACATTCATGGCCGCGAAGTGCAGAACCAGCACGTCCCCTTCGGGCCCCGGCTTCATATCTCCCTGGCAGCGCACCAGGCCCGTATCGTTTGTGCCTTGCAGATCCTGGAACGTCCAGATTTTGTCGTTGGCCTCGACGATGCCGCGCACGTTGTGCAACGGATAAGGAAACTTGTCGTAGCGGACATCGCAACCATTCAGGCTGATCGAGATGCGGCTGTGAATCGGCTGCCCTGGCTCGCGGCGATAATGAACGAACAGGCCGATCGAGCCCCGCGGATTGAGCGATTCGACGATTTCGCGCGGCTTAGGAGGCAGCGCCAGTGTCAGCTTCTGATCAACGCGCAAGTTGCGCGTGTCGACCGTGAACGAACCGGTCCAATCCGGTCCCGGTTGGCGAATGTCACCGCGCAGGTGTACCTCTTCGATGTCGCTATAGGCGTTCATGTCGACCAGCAACGCATTATTGCGCAGCGTGATCTGTCCGGCCCCATGTTCCAGCCGGTAGGGAAACTTCGGATAAGTGAAGGCCACCTTGTGGCACGAAACGGCGACGTCGGGCGTCCACTGGGTGCCATCGAAACGGAGCGTCGCGTCCAGGTCCACTTCGCCGTCTGGTTGCGATTGCTGCCAGGCTTCTTGATATTTCTCGGGCAGGATGGCGGACAACTGCCGGTCAAGCCTGAGTTGCGTGGCCTTAGCCACGATCACCATCGGCGCCTTCTCGTGAAAGCCATCGCGGCGAACCGCCAGCGCCAACGTGGCAGGGCCACTATTGGCCGTCAGATTGTCGATCGCGAAACCGCCGGTCGTGACGTGGAAGCCGGCCTTCAACTCGGTCAACGGATGCGGCAACCGCGAATCGTCGAGACGGCCGCGATTCAATTCGCCCGTGATATCGTACGTCCAGGGTGTGGCCCCCTTCGGATCGAAACGGACGTCGAATTTGCCGTTTACCTGCCCCCGCAAGGTTTCCAGTAAGTTCAACCCTTGTGGGCATTCGTACGGGATGTCGCGCACCAACTCGGGCGTGACATCCAGACCGTCGACGATGCCGGCCAGCGCGATGCCACCGCTGGCGGGGTCGAACGTGCCCGAGAGCTCGACGCGGCGAATGCTATCCGCGCTGCAATAGCCGGTCAGGGCGAGCAGCGAATGGCCGGGCGTTGTGGGTTGCGACCCACGATAACTGTTCACCTTGAAAAACGCGTCACGCACGGTCAGCGATTTCGGCGTGCTTTTCAAAGGGTCGAAGATTTCGAGAATGGCCGCCTCGATCGTAATCAGCGGCGGCTTGTCGCCGAACTTCGGCAGCGGAAACAGCCGGCTCGTGCTCCACGTGCCGTCGGGGCGATGCGTCGCCCGAATCGTGGGGCGCCGGGCGATCACTTCCGAGATCGACGGCATTCCCTGCAAGAGCGTTTTGATGTCGGTCTTGCAGACCATGAACAGTTCGTCGAGGTACGCGATCTCGGCGTGCGGCCCATCGGCATGCGGATCAACGATCGAAACACCGCGAATCTGGATGCCACCATCGGTCAGACCCGCCGAATGAACGCTGACCTGCAGACCGGTATAGTGCTCGGAGATCTTGGTTTCGACGATTTTCCGCACGGTCTCGTCCAGCCGGCGATACAAATAGGGAGCCGCGGCCAGCGCACCGATAACGGTGGCTACCGCTCCCCATTTGAAGAAGAACCAGCAGAAATTGATCGTCGGCTTGAGAATCGTACGCTTCCTTGCTTACGACGCTTGAACACTCGTTGTCATCCACCCCCTTGCGATCGACCCGGTCACGCTTCGCGTAACTCCGGGTCATCGTCGTCGTCCCATTTTGCGTCCATCGCGGACCACACGAGGACCGCCGCGGCCAGAACGGCCAGCGGCAGCATCGCGGGCTCGCGATAGCGCAACGAACTGACGAAAATCATGTGAATCAGCGTGAAATAAACTGCCGGCAGCCAGCATTGCGCGTACGGCCATCCGCTGGGTGTAAATCGCTCGGCGCCGGCAATCGCCAGCAGCAACAGCGGCACATAAGTCGCCGCGACAACCAGCCGCATCGGCCAACTGCGAAATTCGGATTCGTTGGGCCACACGTTCCACAGCCGCGCGAACTTCACGACTGCCAGTTGCAACGCTCGGCCAGGATGGGTTTCGCTCCATTCGAGCGAAGCCTCGCGCAGCCGGCGATCGAGGCGATATTCGAATGTTTCGCCATCGGCCGGCTCTTGCTCGACTTGCGCGACGAACTCCGGCACAAACGCCATGTCGCTCGCCCCTGTGGCGGTGGGATTCATACCGTCGTAAAGGCTGGCACCGACCTGCAAGGTCGTGGGGATGAAATGCCCCGTCACTTGATAATTGCGCAGCCACCAAGGGCTCATCACGACGGATAATCCCACCAGCATGCACGCGCCAACAAGCAAGTGCCGCTGCATGTTGCGCATCGTCAGCAAGCCCAGGCAGGTCGCGAACGGGGTGTACAACAACCAGCTTGGCCGGACGAGCGTGGCGGCCCCCGCCAAGCAACCGGCCGCGAGCGCAAACGCCAACGTGGCCTTGGTGCTCGCACTTTGCCAAGCGATCGTGCTCGCGATCAACTGCGCGACCAGTAGCGGACAGAAGGCCGCCTCGCTCAGCACAAACACGCTGGTCCCGATCGCGCCGGGATAAAAAGCGACGATCACCGCCGCCAACAGCGCGGCGCGCCGCTCGAACAGCCGTAGCGCCAGCGCATAAACTCCCCACACCGTTAACATTCCGAGCGCGGCATTGAGCACTAGCGCAGCCCACAGCGGCGGCTCGCCATGAAACGCGAGAAACAGCGTGCTGAGAATCAGTGGGTAACCCGGCGTGCGAAAGACTTGCGCCGGCGGCGAACCATATTCGTACGGCGCACCGCGCGCGAGCGCGCCGGCCAGCATCCAATACCCTTCACTGTCGCCGAAAGCGAACTGCACGCCCGGCGGTAGTCGCGATTGCCACCACGCGCCTGCCGCGATGCGCAGCGCGAGCGCAGCGATCAGGACCCACACAAGTGGGCTGCGGGCGACTTTCCAGAAGCTCATGCTAGGGCGGCTCGCGCGAGAGAGGGGAACCACACTCAAATCAGAAAGGCCGCACATGTTACGGCGATTTGCGACACGTGGTCAAGGTAGCTTGCAACGTGATAGCAATGTCGCTTCCGACTCGACGAAGCTGATCTCGATGCTGGCTCCTTTGACCCTTCGTTCCCACCATGCCAGACAGGTCCAAAAGCCTTACGCAATCCGCAAGGTCGCCGAGATTTCAAGCGCGCCCGGAATCTTGGTGGGTTGCGAAAGCTGCATTTTCCACGGGAAATGATTTACCTGGGCCATCCCGGGGTTATACTCCACAGTCCGCCAGGATCTGCTAGCTGTGACGACGCATTCGTCCCGCCCTCTTTTTTCGACTCACTCCGGCACGCAACTCCGACTTTGCCTGATTACAAGACGGTCATGGCAAGGCATTTCGGCGTAGCGCGAACCGTGCGTGACCTAGGCCCGGACGACTGGTTGTTATCCGCTCGCAGGCTGTCAGAACGAAAGGTATGCCGTGCGCGCGGGCGCGCGGCCGGGCATCGCTTCACCCACGACCATGGCAGGCTTGAGTCGTCTTTCGACTCGCGCTGTTTGTCCCGTTGTCGGATTAGATTTGGGAGATTTCGGTAATGCAGTCGAACGGCAAAATCTTCTGGGCCAGCTTTCTGACCCTGATCGCGGCGGGAATGGGCTTTGCCGTTCGTGGTGACGTGTTGGAAGAATGGAGCCGCATCTTCGGCTTTACCAAGACCGAGCTCGGCACGATCAC
It includes:
- a CDS encoding TatD family hydrolase; this encodes MYYIDPHIHMVSRVTDDYETLAKMGCVAVSEPAFWAGFDRGSVDGFRDYFRQLTEFETKRAGWYRIQHFTWLCINAKEAENVSLSREVIAMIPEFLDRPGVLGIGEIGLNKNTRNESIIFLEHLDLAAKTNEQILIHTPHLEDKFKGTRMILDMLCDDRRLDHGRVLVDHVEEHTIRHVLDAGFWAGMTLYPVSKCNPQRAVDMVEMYGPERLLVNSAGDWGPSKPTAVPDFIMAMRLRGHSEASIRRIVYDNPLEFFSQSRGFQFTPPELPEAAEL
- a CDS encoding AsmA-like C-terminal region-containing protein is translated as MRKIVETKISEHYTGLQVSVHSAGLTDGGIQIRGVSIVDPHADGPHAEIAYLDELFMVCKTDIKTLLQGMPSISEVIARRPTIRATHRPDGTWSTSRLFPLPKFGDKPPLITIEAAILEIFDPLKSTPKSLTVRDAFFKVNSYRGSQPTTPGHSLLALTGYCSADSIRRVELSGTFDPASGGIALAGIVDGLDVTPELVRDIPYECPQGLNLLETLRGQVNGKFDVRFDPKGATPWTYDITGELNRGRLDDSRLPHPLTELKAGFHVTTGGFAIDNLTANSGPATLALAVRRDGFHEKAPMVIVAKATQLRLDRQLSAILPEKYQEAWQQSQPDGEVDLDATLRFDGTQWTPDVAVSCHKVAFTYPKFPYRLEHGAGQITLRNNALLVDMNAYSDIEEVHLRGDIRQPGPDWTGSFTVDTRNLRVDQKLTLALPPKPREIVESLNPRGSIGLFVHYRREPGQPIHSRISISLNGCDVRYDKFPYPLHNVRGIVEANDKIWTFQDLQGTNDTGLVRCQGDMKPGPEGDVLVLHFAAMNVPLEEELRDALRPSARQLWNELNPSGAVDLQVDVVHQTGWRDPQIRVAGTPARDSVSVEPRYFPYRLDKVRGEFGYENGRVILNRLAAEHGPNTRVTGRGFCEVDASGGWRLHLDHLDCGRLTTDRDLMQALPARLKKAITEMHVSGPMSMSGRFDLSSSGRPQEPLRAAWDLTADLHQVRMAYSLPLENINGKLWLGGEFDGHEFRSRGELILDSMTYKDFQFTEVRGPLWIDDQKLLLGGAVPAANGDRQRSITGHCCGGAVRTDGWVSFGPQSRYNFDAVVVQAQLARLAQEVLAGRQKLTGDLSGQINIRGQGSSFNLAEGNGHIELHNADVYELPAMVSLLKILSLRVPDTHAFSTSNIDFRLAGEHIYFERINFSGDAISLRGTGEMGLDKHLQLVFYTVVGRDQWRVPIVSDVLGGASQQLMAIYVDGPLEHPEVKKQALPAVNEALQELQAELQNMSSTTATTATAPPGTRPPPSQTPLPQRR
- a CDS encoding glycosyltransferase family 39 protein; translation: MSFWKVARSPLVWVLIAALALRIAAGAWWQSRLPPGVQFAFGDSEGYWMLAGALARGAPYEYGSPPAQVFRTPGYPLILSTLFLAFHGEPPLWAALVLNAALGMLTVWGVYALALRLFERRAALLAAVIVAFYPGAIGTSVFVLSEAAFCPLLVAQLIASTIAWQSASTKATLAFALAAGCLAGAATLVRPSWLLYTPFATCLGLLTMRNMQRHLLVGACMLVGLSVVMSPWWLRNYQVTGHFIPTTLQVGASLYDGMNPTATGASDMAFVPEFVAQVEQEPADGETFEYRLDRRLREASLEWSETHPGRALQLAVVKFARLWNVWPNESEFRSWPMRLVVAATYVPLLLLAIAGAERFTPSGWPYAQCWLPAVYFTLIHMIFVSSLRYREPAMLPLAVLAAAVLVWSAMDAKWDDDDDPELREA